The sequence below is a genomic window from Brettanomyces bruxellensis chromosome 9, complete sequence.
CGCATCAAATACATTCTCACCAAAATCATGAGTAAATCCTGAATTTTCAGAAAACTCATTATCAGTATTCGCAAGTGTCTTCGCTGACCTTGGGTCCTTCGCTGATAAATGTTGTTCTTTGTCGTCAGGAGATTTCAGATTTTCATCCTTAGAAATTAGATGATCTTTTGATAGGGGATTATTGGATGGCTTTACTAAATCATGAGATATATCTTTCCATAGTATTGCAGCGTCATGCTCGTTTGTTTCTTTTGTAatgtctttttctttgtttttacCGTGCGAGATAGGTTTCAGTTCCTTCTTGaattcttcattctcatGTTCCACATTCTGTTCTGAACCAGGAGCTTgcttatcatcattattatgAAGATGCATTCGCCTCATGATGCTCACGGCtgatttgtttttttcgtcTACGTCATTTACATTGGACTGGAATAGAACACCTCCGTCTGTTTCAGTACTCCTTTGTTCCCTTGGATTAGGATCACTGTTTATGTTTCCTAAGCCTTTACCATTAATTGACATTTAAAAGAGtctaaatatatataacgATTAACCCCTGAAAAGGCAAAATGTATAACTAGACACAGATCAACTCGTGTTGTTTACACAGGTATAAAACAGTGTGCatcttttctcctttatttttttcaatcctTTCCCGGTTCTATCtggctattttttttttttttgcacaaATCACAATTTATAAGATacgattttcttcaagaaagaaatacttcatttttcttattgCTTCTACTTACTCTCTCTaaaatttatcatattGAAGGCATATCTATATATTGGTATTGGTACCAGATAATATAAATGGTTTCTACACCGgagttaaaaaaatatttaggGAGGGAGCTTAGTCTCAGTTTGAATGGTAAGAGAATCGTCAGAGGTCGCTTAGTCGGTTACGATCTCTTTTTAAATCTAAACTTACAAGATTGCGTTCAACTAATACCATTGTCCAAAAAGAGGAGCCAAGATGATGTTCAGAAAATGGATGTGATAAAAATTGGTCAATGCGTTGTGAGGGGAAACTCGATAGAGAGCTTAGAAGTTGTTGGCTAAGATTTGACGAGAACGCTGAAATAAAGGTTGTGATGAGTCTTGTCACACTGCTTACGATGtatctttatttatattacGTCGAAGCAACATAAATTTAATGGGAAATTGtgtataataatataaatttaataacTGTTAAAAATCAACCATGTAACTTTTTAACAGCTTCATCAATGAATGATGTGctttctttaaaatttcttAGCATCTGCTCGTGCTTCGTCTTTGTGTCATAGATCTTACTTAACTCCCGATGATTAATGGCATCGTTGATCCGAGAAAGCTCTTTGAAATAATGAACCTTGAATTCTCCAAAATCGCCAAAAGGATGCACGGATGAGATCTCCTTTATAGAAGCTTTTAAAAACATGTTAGGGTCAATCTGATGAATTTCCTTTATATTGcccattttcattcttctgCATTGAAGCTGCTCCATCTTATAGTCCAACAAATCCTTAATAAAAAGAGCATAAACATTATTCCTATGCCTTTTTCCTGTTGCATTCTTAGATTGGGTGTTAATGGCCTTGATTTCACTGTTCAGGAATTTCTCCATCTCGACACGATCCAACCGTAAAGGTACTTGGAAagttctcttctttctatGCCTTAAATCCCTCtcatattcttcttcaatttccttAAATTCCTGAGGTGATAAAGAACCTGCTTCTGGTGTTGTGGAAATTACCTCCAATTCCTGTCTTAATCTCAAATCCGCAGCTGATGTTCGATGAcgtattcttcttcttttggacgtattatcatctgattGATCCGCATCAAAGCTTGATGGTAAGTGAAACTCCCTTTGCGGTTCTACAACAGAGCTTGAGGACCTCTTATAATACCTAAATGTATTAGAAGCCGGAGAAAAGGAGGCGGGCGAAACTTGAGTTGCCTGATGTACAGAATTGGATGAATGGTTTTGCGTATTGATACTGGAAGAGGTACTCGAGGATACTTCTGCATTTGGCACTGtagtttcatttttggCCAGTGACTTGGGAAGGTGATTGGCagttctttcattttcaacaaattccaatctcatttttttcattcgaTTACCGAAGGctatttcactttttgtATCCACATCATTTAGGAGAGGATCCTGAATAAGATTTTCGTCTACCTTGTGAAAATCCGGAACAAGAGCACGTATTCTGCTTAACACAAAGTTATCACCGTTAACAATTCCTTTTGCGATATCAAAATTAGCACCCATTGTGGCAAATTTCTCAATACCTTGAGACCTATTAAAAGGATTTTGGGACATTGCCTTAACATCACAGTTAgtttctttgaagaaatatattaaCCACAAAAATCTCTGAACCTTGTCTTCAGGATTCACTTCAGGTTTCAACCAGATATCATTGAAAAGCGATGTTGTATGCTCAAACTTTGACTGGCCATCATCAAATACTTGAACGCATCCAACCTGACTTTCAGCAGTTTTATATGTATCATAAACATTATTGCTTTTATTACAAACATCAATTGGAAAGAATGCTTGACAAATTTTCGCTTCATGAGCcgaaagtaaaaatatcaaacttataatattcaaatcaaaTACATCATCCTTTGACGATCCAGAAATAAACTCTGAAAAGCCCCTTGGTATTTTGGTATTGAGATCATTAACAGATTTTAAAATCGACTTGATCCGGGGCGTGTCCTGAAGTTGTTTAACAGTAGACATTGTATATCCACTTCCTCCTCGAACATTCATCTGTTCTGGCCTTAAGAGTAAACCAGTAGGGTGttgcgaaaaaaaagatgaagcaTTCATTTTAGCATCATGGCCATCAGGATAAGTTTCCATAATTCTAAGTTTAGCATTGGATTTCTCCGTACGATAATATCTTTCAATAACAGGAAGATGACTTCCGACTTGCAGCGAAGGAATAGGATGATATGTCCTAAACTGTGATTTCATCTCATAATCAAAGTTAACAGTGGTATTAAGTCTACCAACATTAACAAGTAGGCAAATGACACTAAAGTTAAGCGCATAATTTATATCAAGGGTAAGCCTATCCTTTAAAATCTTTGAGACCTTTGATGATTTCAGTAATGTCACAAGATATAGCTCAAAAAATGTTAACATCTTTCCATCATTCTCTTCAACAGctccatttttcttccgaACAAACTTGAAATGCTCCGGCCAAACAAAGCCTTCTTCAGTTCCATAATATGGGTTATGAAAAACTCTCTTGTCATTTAGAAAAAGTCGAAGTAAAAACTCAAATTGAATCTCACTTCTCCAATATGGCtctccatcttcttttttcaaatgtCTGGTCCTCGAATTTATCAGAAGAGTTTGATTTTGATATCCATGATattctttatattttgtttcttgTGGTGTCTCTTTTATgaaatatcttcttctttttgaagaggaagatggCTTTTTTAAATGTTCAGGATCGGATTCTGGAACGGATGTAGTCAAAAGGTCAGAAATTTTTGGTTGTGTAACGTGAACTTCCATGTcttcagaagaagaaatttgtgACTTTTTGGTTGATGGAGAGTCAGAGAATTGGGCATCGTTGTCTTCATCGGTCTTTGTAATATCATTACTTTCCGGATTTAACAAAGATGTTAAAAAAGTAGTGCGTGATACACCCTTTGGAGCAGATGGGGATTTTGTTCCGTTAGGTTCCGTTCTATTAGCTTCAATACTATCATGAACAGGATCAAACGACATTTTTAAATTCTAATCAGCTCTTGGAATCAAACTTTTGATCGATTTTTCATAAAATTAATAGTATGGTAATATGTGATAAGGATGGATGATTGTGGGTTTTAGATGTTTTTTGTACTTCGTCCTCAAATCGAGAATCTTCACTGTTTTTCTCGCGATCGCGTTAAGTGTAAGAACTAATAAATTGTGTAAGGAGGTCTAAGTATATATTTATAGCCATACagtgtttctttttcatttctacAAACTGTCATGATACTTCAATTTGGATTTTAAATCAAAGAATAGGTTTGCCGATATTTCAGGTAagttcatttatttttatactGATGTATCTGTTCTGGAAAAAGTtataaatgatgaaaagtaATCATGATTAACAAGTGAAAAGCagattcaacttttttcacgctgaaataataatagagaCGTCGACAGTCGCGTCTGCGTAAAGCTGCCCTGCTTTATTTATGCCaaaatgaaacaaattAGTGATGAATGCAACTCTCCAGCATTCAATCACCGACGATTCAATTaatttataaaaaagtaattcTGATATCTCATTTATTGTAATTGATGTAATGTTGACAGACAAGAATAAGTCTATTCTGAACTTTTCTCATGAAGTCCTGCCAGGTTAAAGGAAGATTCGGTTTTCTGCCCTGATATTCTCAAATTatacgaaaaaaaaaaaaaaaaaaaaaaaaaactgtagaacaaaaaaaattacttCCTTGCATTCGAGTCGTGAACATGACATTATTCCCATCCATTATATGGAATAATGAAGGTTACTAATTTTTCTTaccaaaaacttcatatcaaagcaaagcaaCAAAAGCGGcaacagaaaaaagaatcaataaaaattaaaattatcagattttctttcttgaaatttgcTGCTTTGTGTGATGTGCGGCTTCACTTGGAGCACCACGTGCCCTCAGATAATTGagttcaaaagaaaatatattccaacctttttttctttcacaTAGCTCCAAACTTTTTTAAAGTAAGATAAAATAGCCTGAAATCATTTCGCTTACCATTCTTCATATTGTACttgctttttcattctcgCTGTTACAAGCGACACTATCACACACGAGTACCTCTCGAATATGCTGTTTGGCGTGAAATTACAGAACGAAATATATCCTCCTTGGAAGGATTACTATATCGATTATGAAGGTTTGAAGAAGTTATTGAAGGAGAATGTAGTTTCTAGAGGAAATGAGGACTGGacagaaagagatgaaaagaCATTTGCTGCAGAATTAGACAGGGAACTAGAAAAGGTGTACACCTTTCAGGTTTCAAAGTATAAGGAATTAGAAACCgaaatttccaaattgGAACTTTTGACAGAACACTACTTAGAGAGTCTTTCAAGAGGAAAACCAGATTCATTTGACTCTCAATCATTTCAAACGAAACTTGAAGAGCTTCTTTCAGAAACAAATGAGTTGGATCATTTTGCCCGTTTGAATTTTACGGGTTTCAAcaaaattgtgaaaaagCATGACAACTTGAGGAGTGGCTATTCTGTGAAGGCATTACTTAATGTGAGAATGCGGTCACTACCTTTGAATAATATCAGTGAGGATACTTCCCCATATTTGTACAGAATTTCTGTGTTATATGCTTTCTTGAGGAACCAGAATCCGGGAGATAAGAAATTGTCATCCTCACTTTCATCTTCCATTCGGAAGTTGTCTACATCCGGAAAATTATCTTCTACACCAAGTGCTACCGCTGAGGGTGAAGAACACTTTAAAGCATTAAAATTCTGGGTGCATTCTGACAACTTGATGGAAGTAAAGACAGCTATCCTAAGACACCTTCCTATGATGGTTTATGGCGATCGGTCTGGTTCAGAGGATGACGATGAGTATGTTTCCGATCCTATAATAACCGCTTTATACTTTGATGATCgaaattttgatttataCAATCAGAAACTTTTAAAGCAGAAATCTGAGGCTCCTTCTTTACGTATTCGTTGGACCGGAAAATTGCGGGATCGTAATGAAGTCACGATCGAGAAGAAGACATTTAATTATGAGACCGGTGACGAACAAAACGTCCGATTGAATTTGAAGCCAAAATATGTCAACGATTTCATATTCGCGAGTAAGAACAAATCTGAAATTGGTGGTAATACTATTGATGACAATAATAGCGATACCGCAAGTGGCAAAGTTGCAGATCTTTATGAGGACTTAGGATATAAAAGCAATAGAAGAGCTCCACTTACTCTTCAGCGATACATCAGACGTCTTGAAAAGCGGGGTCTACGAAAAGCAGCAATTGACAAGTACGCAAGAAGTTTTAATGATCTACAGGAATTCATTTCCAAAAACGATCTCCAACCTTGTATGCGTTCTATGTACACTCGTACTGCTTTTCAGATGCCAGGTGACGATAGACTAAAGATTACTATTGATTCCGATATTCTCTTTATTAGAGAAGATGCCTTTGATTCGGAAAGACCTGTTAGAAATCCAGATGAGTGGCATAGGGCAGACATTGATTCAAACGTTAAGAATCCTTTTACTATGCTAAGAAAGGGTGAGTACTATAAGTTTCCGTATTCTGCAATGGAAATTAAAATTGCATCGTCAATAATCAATAACCCTAATTCAAAAACAATGCATTGGGTTAAAGACTTGGCGAACGGCCATCTTGCAAAAGAGGTTCCAaacttttccaaatttattCAAGGTATTTCATCGCTATTTTTGGAGGATGATAACTTGGAGATACTTCCATTCTGGTTACCTGAATTGGACAGCGATATCAGAAGAAATCCAGAGCAGGCATACAATGACTCTAAGAGTAAACAGAtcaagcagcagcagcagtcAGATGTCCTTAAGCAGTTACGTAGAAATTCAGTGGATGCTAGGCCACCCATTGCGAAGAACAAAACATCACATATGGATCAAATATTAGAGGAAGGCGAGGATTTAGATGTTGACGATTCATCGGATGAGGACTCGTCAATCCCTTCAGGAACGACAAGCTCTGGCGGCAATAATCAAGAAAGGAGACTGGAAGCTGTTTTGAATGTCAAACAACACGCTGACGAAGGTATTCATGCACCTCTTCCACGTATGACAAATGAATACGATGGTGAACAGAAGCATCCGATGAAGCTTGCTTCGAGCAAAGATTTTCAACAGAGAAAGAACTTTAAAGAAACATTCATGCCTGTTTTCACCAAGAGTTCGAAACttgatgaatatgaatcagaagatgaagagatTAATCTGCCTTCTGGTGTGGTTAAACCAAAACGGTTAATCAGGCAATCGGGTCCTATCAAGGTAGAGGCGAAGGTTTGGCTTGCAAACGAGAGAACGTTTGTTAGATGGTTACATGTGACATCCTTACTTACCGTTTTGACATTCAcaattttctcttccatTCAGTCAACTCACTTTCCAGAATTGGCAACTGCCACTgcatacatatattttgtcTTAACACTGTTTTCTGGTGCATGGGCATATGCGATCTACTCAAAAAGATTGGAATTAATTAAGCTGAGATCTGGTAGGCACTTAGATGGTATGCTTGGACCACTTGTTTTAGCTGGCGTTTTAGTGGTGTCCTTATGCATAGAATACTATGCTGGTGTTAAGAGATATGCTGAAGCAAATAACTTGTTTGCAATTGATGATATAACTGGCGAGTTTATTTTGGATCAACCAGGTATGAATGTTACAGAGCTTCATCCAATTCTTCAGTGGACTCTACGCAAGATGACCAATATAGTCAATTAAAGATTTTTATGCCTCCATGtatgcttctttttatctCCAACGTTTAGATTGCAATGTTGAAATATTATGCATACAATTCAGCGAAGCAGTGTATTGTCTcgataatatatattatacaTCGTTTATATTACCCAAAAGATGCTTTCTTATGTggctttctctttcttggcTAACAAACGTCTGATTCAGGgctctttttgaaaatgcaatGCGTTCACCTGGATCCTGCGATTCTGTACCAATATTAAAAGCAAACTGTTTGCAATTATGCTTGCCAACCGAATCAACTCGATTTTCGAAGTTTGTCCCATAAGTAGCCATACCCTGTAAAAAAGTATGGAGATTAAAGAGTAAattcaaatcatcaattttATATAGTTGCTCATTATTGAACAACTGTTCTAAATCACTGGTCAAAAGCATCAACCCATACGTAAATTTTAATGCAAGTGTGGTATTCTGAGTGAGGAATAGTGGAAAAATACCGTTCTTTGTAGCCTTGGGGCTAACGAAATCTCGAATGTATGATCTGGAACCCAAGTAGCGAATTGGGTAACGAAGAGTAACCCGAAGATAATGAGCATACAAATTGATGATATATGATATATATCCGGTTAATGCACTTAGTCTCAACATCTGAGCTCTTTGCAACTTCATTAATATGGATAATAACCTGCGACGAGTCGACGAAGGTGGAAATCTGTAACCAAGTAGCTCataattctttttcaaagatgaaCCGTTAGGTGTTGATACCCGTTGTATAGGAAATATGTATAGGATGTCTTTTGCAATTCGGGCTTTCTCAATGTttatatcattttcaatCTGATCAAACCCGGAAAGATTATCCCGTAGATCGTTCTCTATGCTATCTATCCTTGGCTTAGGATAATATTTTAATAATGGGTTGAAAATGttattaattaattttttcttttgattgATGCTTAATCGCATGCATTCAATTCGTCGTGATAATTCTACATTATAAAGCTGCTTGTTATCTAACGTGCTTTCTAAAGCATCGACacttgaaaatataacGTGCCTACTTTCTGGCCTCGCATTTGCACTCCTTGTTGTAAAATGTAACTGATCACATATGGTTTTTTTGATGTTCACAAGATCCTTAACACAGGTCCTTAAATTGTTAAGCTTCATTATCTGGTCATATGTACAAGTTGTAAGTCTACTCGGATACAACACTTTAGCTTTTTGTTGGCTCCTCTGAATTTGCCTTTTCTGTAAAGTATTTATCACATATTTTGGCACATTAGAGTTTGATGGAATGTAACAACAATTGTCggaaaattttattgttaAGAAGTTAGGTTTCTTCCAAAATagtttatttattttcttcagatCATCTCCTATACATTTCATAAGAGGTAACATAATATGATATTGATTTAGGAAACACCACTTACCTTTGTAATTTATGAACAGAtttaatgataatgaattcTCGTTAATTTCATCGAAGCTTACATCTTCCTGAATATTAGTACCTCCGTGAAAGATTCGGCTGATGTAAAAAGGAGAATCAATGTCcataaatttattcaacGTGTAAAACGTATCGAAAAACGTTGTATCCTTTAACTCCTGTAaaattttctgctttttgatTGGGTTCTCCTGATTCAATATATCTTGATCGTTATCTAATACCCTTTCACAATCACATTCCTTTTGCGAAGGTAACACACCATGTACAGTTCCATCTGCGTAGCACTTGTCCAGCTTCATCGATCGTCTGCAAACTGTATCTGAAGTAAGAGACGTATCTTTAGTTTTTTCAGAGGCAAAAGTTATATTCAATATTGAAATTGTCTGTATATGTCGTACTCGCCTAACATTTGGTGCCAGCAAAGTTAGGTTATCCATGAATTCAACATTTGGTGAAGATCTGGAACAATCAAATTGACTGGAAATAGACATATTAGCCATCCAAACAACAAATATTTGGGCATTCAAATATTCTGATTCAGCGTTTTTATATGTtacaaatttgaaaatagCCGCATGTttaagtgaagatattaaTAAACATGAATTGTTGACTCGCAAATGATAATTTTTGTAGATACACaaaagcaatttttttttttttttttttttttttctgagGCTATCTTCCTTTAAGGATAAGAAAGGTTTAGTGTCATACATAATTCATCACATTTGATTATATaccaaaattaattaatttgattaAATAACTAAACTTAAGTAATCGTATTAATGTCGGCGGAAGTATTACAATCATTTTAATGACATTTATAATTACATTAGCCCACTTTTGTGAGGTGCATGGTCCTTCCATGATAATGTGCACCCAAGTGGTGAGCTCACAAGATGTCCCACATGATCGTTATGGAAGCAAAATCTCAGTAGGTCAACTTTGTGAGTCATGCCAATTAAGTATACCATCTAACTTTacaaaagaagtaaaaGCTACTGGCAAGCAAAATTCCGAATTAACTTTAAGACCATCATCCCCTCAGACTTCAAAAACGAGTCTGTCAACAGGGAGTGAAAACTCTAAAGACATGGAACAAGGTGCGGATACATCAAGGATCAAACTAATAGAGCCATCAGCAATTCAGACGAAGTCTATGACTTCGGACAGTATATTTATAAGTACACAATTTCCGACATCACAAGCTAGGTATTCATCACTAAGGCATATTATAATGAGAGTATTCACTATTGAGACATCTTCGGATATTGATAAACCACTTCTTTTTGGTGATAGAAATACAGGATATTCGATGACTCTTTTATTCAAACTTTATGACAAGACGGCACGGGGATCAGAGAGAAAGTATGCACTTATAGTTACTTCcgataaagaaaaggaaatttttcaaaattattcTATCATCCTTGTTAATCTCACAGaaatagtaaaaaaaatatcaaagaGGGCAGTTCGCAATGATGAGAGACGAGCCAGAATGGACGCAAATAGCAACGAAATATATCTCAGACGCTCAACGAATGTTTCAAAGCCCAAGGGTTTAGCCATAATAATGGATGATgcgtatttttttgtgagACTTCATCTACTCTTCTCTTTACTATTAGAtcaattaaaataaattatcaaTATATACCCTGAAGCATAAAATTTTCTATAGCTGAGTTATGCAACACCCGCATCGGAATACTTCCTTAAATCTAAAGTCATCGTTTTAGACGAATTAAGTTCATGCTCTTTATATATTCCGACCAAAGCatcacttttttgaaatagCTGGCTTTTCAAACTGATaacaataaattgaaattcTGGACCCGCATGCTCCACAATATACCTAGCAACTCGGTCGACATTTGCATTATCAAGAGCGGAATCAATCTCATCTAGGACAAAAAATGGTGATGGATGGTAAGAATGAACGGCAAAGAGAAGTGCTAAAGCAGCAACCGTCTTTTCACCACCTGAAAGCAACTCCATATCTCTGAAACGTTTCATTGGTGGCATGGCATGATATCTAATGCCCGCAAGGTATGGTTCCTCGTCGTTTTCCAAGGTTAAATATGCTGAACCACCTAAAGGTGCTATATCTGATTTTGTGAGATCTTTGTAAATAGAGTCTATTCTCTCtgatatatatttgaaggCCTCTGTGAATTTGTGATATCTGCAACTCTTGACTTGCTCAAACTCCGAAgcaatattcttttcatgATCTTTCAAGGATAAAAGTTCAGactctatttttttaagctTGTCCTCTGTTTCTTCCAACCGATCTCGTGCATTCATATTTGGATTTATCAATTCCAACTCATCGTGTAACAAGTTGATTTCATCTGTAATTTCCTTCAGAGCTGTAATCTGATCACCCCtcttatatttttgatccAATTGTCTATAATCGACTTTGATATGGTCGACTATACTTCTAATTTGGAGCATTGTAGCATCGGTATCCTCTCCTTCGATGCGCTCGTTATTATCTAAGGGTATATCTTCGAGAGAACCAGATTTCAAAGGAATCACAACATTTTCCATTCTGCAACTTTTTAGAATGCCAAATTCATCCATTTGGGTTTTCTCCTCGCGTTCCTGCAATGTTtgaattttcttgtttataTTTGTTAGCTTTAATTTGAGTTCATGAATTATAGACTTTAGTTCACTTGATTCATCAGTTATTTCCTTAATTTTGCTTCTTGTATCTATGTATTCCTCTTCTAGCACTTCTGTTTCACTTTCAAGTTTATCAATTATCTCCTCTAATTCATCCTTAGCTTTCGTCAACCTTTTGGAATCAGCTATCATTTTTTCTCGATCTGAATTTAGCTTTTGAATTCTTCCGTCATATTCCGCTAATCGATCCGTCTCAAAATCGAATCTAGCCGTCAATCGctttacctctttcttAAAGCTGACTTGTTCCTTGAGAGAATGATTAATCACCAATCCATATTTTGACTCATATTCTGAGATACTTccaaaattatatttctcGCAAAATTGACTATAGACTGTAGATTGAATAAGGTTTAGCTCCACTTCTGTCTCCTTGATAGATCTCTCTAACGGTTTTAGTGTGTTCTCAATAGCCTCgtcaattttctttcgcAAAAGTGACGCTTGttttttctgctcttttATCTCAGCAGATTTATCCCTAAGTGATCGTTCTAATGTTTCTTGAGAGTCTACTAAATCAGGTATTTCCCTTTCCAATTTATCCAAGGCACTCAGCAAATTTTTATCTAAAAGTTCGCTTGGCTCTTGCCGAGTTAATTCTTCTATTCTGGATTTTAACTCGGCTTTTTCTGTTAGAAGAGAGTTAAGCTCAGCCTTATCCCATCTTTGAGAGCTATTGGAATTTTCTCCAGACGTCATTACACCGGACTCCTGTATTAATGCACCGTCAATTGTAACAACTTTAACCTGTAAATTTCTATCCCAACGTAGAGACGTGGCTGTAGCCAAATCATCACATATTAATGTATTTGCAAAAGCATATTTGATTGCATTTTCAAACGCAGGATCATATTGGACCACGTCCACCACTGGAATTATAgactttgaaatatttcgaTAGATAGGACCGTTGAATTTCGCTGTAACAGAATCTAATGGGATAAAAGTAGCAAATCCTGCCCGTTGCTCTTTTAGGTAGTTAACGCATTGAGCTGCCACAGAAATGTTTGAAACGATTAAGGCATCCATATTGCGACCAGCTGCAGTGGAAACAGCAAGgtcatatttcttttgtttgGGATGACATATATCGCTGAATAATCCGTGAACACCTGGAAACAATCGTTTAAGAGCAGCACAATTCTCACgaagtttcttttctttggtaTTCTCTCGTGCAAGAGATCccatttcatttatttttaaaaggaTACTTTTCAACTTTGTGATCGACTCAAATTTTTCGTGCTGTATAGTATCCCTTGAAGAACGAATTGAATTTAACTGATGCCTTTTCTCTCTTATCTGCGAAGTCAATATTTTCACCGTGGATTTCCTATTTCTTAATCTACCGTTAATTTCTGCTTGCTCCGTTTCAAATTCTTGAATTCGAGAGCCATAGGCTTGCAAGCGTGACTCttgatctttaattttaaaggATAGTGAATCCTTATCAGACATCAAAGTTTCTAGCTTTGATTCTGTATGCCCACCCTTCATCAAGAATTTCTCTCTTAGTTTTTCATATTCAAGTGGAGCTTGCGGATCTAATCCATCATTTTTAGATATCTcgattttttccttcttctgttttaaaaaattattgtaAGCCTTCTTAATCTTACTCAGCTCTAATTTGATCTGCTTAACCTTCAAATCCTGTCCATCACGTTCAACATTCAATGTTTGTAGCCTACTATCATACTCAGataatcttttttcaagTTCCAGA
It includes:
- a CDS encoding uncharacterized protein (BUSCO:EOG092606CY) → MGRLVGLEINNFKSYKGTASVGFGSSNFTSIIGPNGSGKSNMMDAISFVLGVRSSHLRSSQLKDLIYRGRLDETNEDHFQSEDPESAYVMAVYERSDGGVLKLKRTITSQSISEYQINGKAVSAIQYANVLQKENILIKAKNFLVFQGDVARIASQSSETLTNLVELISGSVELRTDYNRLDEERQNAHSDTALCLTKRRSIKDELRGYKRQCRQIDEFDKKTELLTKLNRKRAIAKLFFNDKDRRAVLKEINDENISAQRLKTQLQDKEKELRNFMHSGDHINYRDIDIKVDANKSMISQKRIALIPIDSEVLELEKRLSEYDSRLQTLNVERDGQDLKVKQIKLELSKIKKAYNNFLKQKKEKIEISKNDGLDPQAPLEYEKLREKFLMKGGHTESKLETLMSDKDSLSFKIKDQESRLQAYGSRIQEFETEQAEINGRLRNRKSTVKILTSQIREKRHQLNSIRSSRDTIQHEKFESITKLKSILLKINEMGSLARENTKEKKLRENCAALKRLFPGVHGLFSDICHPKQKKYDLAVSTAAGRNMDALIVSNISVAAQCVNYLKEQRAGFATFIPLDSVTAKFNGPIYRNISKSIIPVVDVVQYDPAFENAIKYAFANTLICDDLATATSLRWDRNLQVKVVTIDGALIQESGVMTSGENSNSSQRWDKAELNSLLTEKAELKSRIEELTRQEPSELLDKNLLSALDKLEREIPDLVDSQETLERSLRDKSAEIKEQKKQASLLRKKIDEAIENTLKPLERSIKETEVELNLIQSTVYSQFCEKYNFGSISEYESKYGLVINHSLKEQVSFKKEVKRLTARFDFETDRLAEYDGRIQKLNSDREKMIADSKRLTKAKDELEEIIDKLESETEVLEEEYIDTRSKIKEITDESSELKSIIHELKLKLTNINKKIQTLQEREEKTQMDEFGILKSCRMENVVIPLKSGSLEDIPLDNNERIEGEDTDATMLQIRSIVDHIKVDYRQLDQKYKRGDQITALKEITDEINLLHDELELINPNMNARDRLEETEDKLKKIESELLSLKDHEKNIASEFEQVKSCRYHKFTEAFKYISERIDSIYKDLTKSDIAPLGGSAYLTLENDEEPYLAGIRYHAMPPMKRFRDMELLSGGEKTVAALALLFAVHSYHPSPFFVLDEIDSALDNANVDRVARYIVEHAGPEFQFIVISLKSQLFQKSDALVGIYKEHELNSSKTMTLDLRKYSDAGVA